In one Achromobacter spanius genomic region, the following are encoded:
- a CDS encoding PLP-dependent aminotransferase family protein: MISRRPEAQRPLAPDSTDPLYRQVYERFRGAIAEGTLKPGDRIPSARALAKDMGVARGTIEVAYSLLAAEGYIQARGQAGTIVAPDLQPQAAAPAVVTPVEAADDEHGWPRPPRILPFQMGIPALDAFPRKLWARLGARQLRSVQAPDLSYPPSDGLPDLRTAVAAYLRVARGIHCQPAQVYITSGYNYTMQLIIQALLAPGDRVWVEDPGYPPTRALLAQARLDAVPVPVDADGLMVAQGEARAGQARAAVVTPAHQSPLSMSLSLPRRQALLDWAERKQAWIVEDDYDGEYRYVSRPLPALKSLDTQGRVLYAGSFSKVLFPGMRLAYLVVPDAQVARFDRISRLLSGGAPAITQAILSAFISEGHFGRHIQRMRRLYSERREATAAGLKAALGTQLRIDPQPGGMHLVARMDGKPGDQALAARMLEQGLYAHPLSRWSTLPDPPSGLLLGFTNIASQEQAYDFGLRIRALM, from the coding sequence ATGATCAGCCGCCGCCCCGAGGCCCAGCGACCGCTTGCCCCGGACAGCACCGACCCGCTTTACCGCCAGGTCTATGAGCGGTTTCGCGGCGCCATCGCGGAAGGCACGCTGAAACCCGGCGACCGCATTCCGTCAGCCCGCGCGCTGGCCAAGGACATGGGGGTGGCGCGCGGCACGATCGAAGTGGCGTATTCCCTGCTGGCCGCCGAAGGCTATATCCAGGCGCGCGGGCAAGCCGGCACTATCGTCGCGCCGGACCTGCAACCGCAGGCCGCCGCACCCGCTGTCGTCACGCCTGTCGAAGCGGCTGACGACGAGCACGGCTGGCCTCGTCCGCCCCGCATTCTGCCGTTCCAGATGGGCATACCGGCCCTGGACGCTTTTCCGCGCAAGCTTTGGGCCCGCCTGGGTGCGCGCCAATTACGCAGCGTGCAGGCGCCCGACCTGTCGTATCCGCCGTCGGATGGGTTGCCAGACCTGCGTACCGCGGTGGCGGCTTATCTGCGGGTGGCGCGCGGCATACATTGCCAGCCCGCGCAGGTCTACATCACGTCTGGCTACAACTACACGATGCAGTTGATCATCCAGGCCTTGCTTGCGCCCGGCGACCGCGTCTGGGTGGAAGACCCCGGCTATCCGCCCACGCGCGCGCTGCTGGCGCAAGCCCGGCTGGATGCCGTGCCGGTGCCGGTGGATGCGGATGGCTTGATGGTGGCGCAAGGCGAGGCGCGCGCGGGGCAGGCCAGGGCAGCGGTGGTGACCCCGGCCCACCAAAGCCCGCTGTCGATGTCCTTGTCGCTACCGCGCAGGCAGGCCTTGCTGGATTGGGCCGAGCGCAAGCAGGCCTGGATTGTGGAAGACGACTATGACGGAGAATACCGCTATGTGAGCCGCCCGCTGCCCGCGTTGAAGAGCCTGGATACGCAGGGGCGCGTGCTGTATGCGGGTTCGTTCAGCAAGGTGCTGTTTCCCGGCATGCGGCTGGCGTATCTGGTGGTGCCCGACGCGCAAGTGGCGCGCTTTGACCGCATCAGCCGACTGCTGTCGGGTGGCGCGCCGGCCATTACGCAGGCGATCCTCTCCGCCTTCATCAGCGAAGGGCATTTTGGACGGCACATCCAACGGATGCGGCGGTTGTATAGCGAACGTCGCGAAGCCACCGCGGCGGGCTTGAAGGCCGCGCTGGGCACGCAACTGCGGATCGACCCGCAACCAGGCGGCATGCATCTGGTGGCGCGTATGGACGGCAAGCCGGGCGACCAAGCATTGGCGGCGCGCATGCTGGAACAAGGTCTTTACGCGCATCCCTTGTCCCGATGGTCGACGTTGCCCGATCCGCCCTCAGGCCTGCTGCTGGGGTTCACCAACATTGCGTCGCAAGAGCAGGCTTACGATTTCGGTTTGCGGATCCGGGCGTTGATGTAG
- a CDS encoding FMN-dependent NADH-azoreductase produces MNILHLTCSPRGRASESRRLSQRIIQGLVDAADGATPAIVEIDATRLPPVDHEYALALSAPADPADEVLARGALQRSSELIQALQDATHIVIATPMHNFTVPSALKVWIDHVVRVRSTFRITAEGKVGNLRDRPVYVAVSSGGEFLGDAARQPDFLTPYLKHVLGTIGLHNVTFFSVQGTARGDAALQAARAVAEADIAAHPLALASVI; encoded by the coding sequence ATGAACATTCTTCACCTCACCTGCAGCCCGCGCGGCCGCGCCTCCGAAAGCCGGCGCCTGTCGCAACGCATCATTCAAGGCCTGGTCGACGCCGCTGACGGCGCCACGCCCGCCATCGTGGAAATCGACGCCACCCGCCTGCCCCCTGTGGACCACGAGTATGCCCTGGCGTTAAGCGCGCCGGCAGACCCGGCGGACGAGGTCCTGGCCCGGGGCGCGCTGCAACGATCCAGCGAACTGATCCAGGCCCTGCAAGACGCCACGCACATCGTCATCGCCACGCCCATGCATAACTTCACGGTGCCGTCGGCGTTGAAAGTCTGGATTGATCATGTGGTGCGGGTGCGCAGCACGTTTCGCATCACCGCCGAAGGCAAGGTCGGTAATCTGCGGGATCGCCCGGTGTACGTGGCCGTGTCGTCGGGCGGTGAATTCCTGGGCGACGCGGCACGCCAGCCTGATTTCCTGACGCCGTATTTGAAGCATGTGCTGGGCACGATCGGCCTGCACAACGTGACCTTTTTTTCGGTGCAAGGTACGGCTCGCGGCGACGCGGCATTGCAGGCGGCGCGCGCCGTGGCGGAAGCCGATATTGCCGCGCATCCGCTCGCGCTGGCATCCGTCATCTGA
- the chrA gene encoding chromate efflux transporter yields MPHPPSHDEHVASKPATHEQAQPARGSCLEVFLVFLRLGLTSFGGPVAHLAYFRTEFVDRRQWLDDYAYSDLVALCQFLPGPASSQVGMAIGLRRAGWAGMLAAWLAFTLPTALALMGFAMGLAHFGWLSGSAVIHGLKIAAVAIVAQAVWGMGRTLCPDHPRAGLAVAAALITLVLPTAWGQISAILLGTVVGAVALQLPPRPIMASHTQGVSRGAAYVALVLFVVLLVGLPIWAAVSNTAAAGQIAGFYRAGALVFGGGHVVLPLLDATAVSGGMVSSADFLAGYGAAQAMPGPLFAFAAFLGALSSGPLSGWMGGLALLGVIFLPGALLVAGALPFWESLRRRPAVRNMIAGVNASVVGILLAALYDPVWTSAILNKTDFGLALLLFALLVYARWSAVWVVLLAAAGGWALAFFA; encoded by the coding sequence ATGCCGCACCCCCCCTCCCACGACGAACACGTCGCCAGCAAGCCCGCCACCCACGAACAGGCGCAGCCGGCGCGCGGATCCTGTCTTGAAGTCTTCCTGGTATTCCTGCGCCTGGGCCTGACCTCATTCGGCGGTCCGGTGGCGCACCTGGCGTACTTCCGCACCGAATTCGTCGACCGACGCCAGTGGTTGGATGACTATGCTTATTCAGATCTGGTTGCCTTGTGCCAGTTTTTGCCAGGCCCTGCCAGTAGCCAGGTCGGCATGGCGATCGGTCTGCGCCGCGCCGGATGGGCCGGCATGCTGGCTGCCTGGCTGGCATTCACGCTGCCCACGGCCCTGGCGCTGATGGGTTTTGCGATGGGCCTGGCCCACTTCGGCTGGCTATCCGGGTCGGCCGTTATCCATGGCCTGAAAATCGCCGCCGTGGCGATCGTGGCCCAGGCCGTGTGGGGCATGGGTCGCACGCTGTGCCCCGACCACCCGCGGGCCGGCCTGGCCGTGGCGGCCGCCCTGATCACCCTTGTTCTGCCCACGGCCTGGGGCCAGATAAGCGCCATCTTGCTGGGCACCGTGGTGGGGGCCGTGGCACTGCAACTGCCACCCCGGCCCATCATGGCCAGCCATACTCAGGGAGTATCGCGTGGTGCGGCCTATGTCGCGCTGGTGCTTTTCGTGGTGTTGCTGGTGGGCCTGCCCATCTGGGCGGCCGTGTCGAACACGGCGGCGGCCGGCCAGATTGCCGGCTTCTATCGGGCGGGCGCCCTGGTGTTTGGCGGCGGCCATGTGGTGCTGCCCTTGCTGGACGCCACGGCGGTATCGGGCGGCATGGTTTCCAGCGCCGACTTCCTGGCCGGTTACGGCGCGGCGCAAGCGATGCCGGGGCCGCTGTTCGCCTTTGCGGCTTTCCTGGGCGCCTTGTCGTCCGGCCCGCTGTCGGGCTGGATGGGCGGGCTGGCGCTGTTGGGCGTGATTTTCTTGCCCGGCGCCTTGCTGGTGGCGGGCGCCTTGCCGTTCTGGGAAAGCCTGCGGCGGCGTCCTGCCGTGCGCAACATGATCGCGGGCGTGAACGCCAGCGTGGTCGGCATCTTGTTGGCGGCACTGTACGACCCGGTCTGGACCAGCGCCATCTTGAACAAGACCGATTTCGGCCTTGCCTTGCTGCTGTTCGCCTTGCTGGTCTATGCCCGCTGGTCGGCCGTGTGGGTGGTGCTGCTGGCGGCCGCCGGCGGATGGGCGCTGGCCTTCTTCGCCTAG
- a CDS encoding GNAT family N-acetyltransferase — translation MADPALRHIETEDELRACLPLMRELRPHLVDTDDFTARIRRMRDQRYHLLAGIDGDTPVALAGYRYQENLLYGRFMYVDDLVVDASRRGGRWGARLLQALDGLARHAGCAKLVLDTGLANSLAQRFYFRQGLLSKGLHFSKNLDTTTA, via the coding sequence ATGGCCGACCCTGCCCTGCGCCACATCGAAACCGAAGACGAATTACGCGCCTGCCTGCCGCTGATGCGTGAGCTTCGGCCCCACCTTGTGGACACCGACGACTTCACCGCCCGCATCCGCCGCATGCGCGATCAACGCTACCACCTGCTGGCGGGCATTGACGGCGATACGCCCGTGGCCCTGGCCGGCTACCGCTACCAGGAAAACCTGCTCTACGGCCGCTTCATGTATGTGGACGACCTGGTGGTGGACGCCTCGCGGCGCGGCGGCCGCTGGGGCGCACGCCTGTTGCAAGCGCTGGACGGCCTTGCACGCCATGCGGGCTGCGCAAAATTGGTGTTGGACACCGGTCTGGCCAATTCGCTGGCCCAACGCTTCTACTTCCGGCAAGGACTCTTGAGCAAGGGCCTGCACTTCAGCAAAAACCTGGACACGACGACCGCATGA
- a CDS encoding carboxymuconolactone decarboxylase family protein produces the protein MTQRLDYFQVSAPLSKHYMDFSAAMKNVPVIKEFGDLVDIRASQINGCGFCLDMHVKQARMRGERELRLHHVAIWRESTLFSARERAALAWTEALTTLPAHGVPDDVYEAVRAQLSEAEISDLTFRVVAINGWNRLNVAFRTVPGSADAAFGLDKAGLN, from the coding sequence ATGACCCAGCGGTTGGATTACTTCCAGGTGTCGGCGCCCTTGTCCAAGCACTACATGGACTTCAGCGCGGCCATGAAAAACGTACCCGTCATCAAGGAATTCGGCGACCTGGTCGACATCCGCGCCTCGCAGATCAACGGTTGCGGCTTTTGCCTGGACATGCACGTCAAGCAGGCCAGGATGCGTGGCGAACGCGAATTGCGTTTGCATCATGTGGCCATCTGGCGCGAATCGACATTGTTTTCGGCCCGCGAACGCGCCGCATTGGCCTGGACCGAGGCGCTGACCACCCTGCCCGCCCATGGCGTGCCCGACGACGTATATGAAGCCGTGCGCGCGCAATTGTCCGAAGCGGAAATCTCGGACCTGACGTTCCGCGTGGTCGCCATCAACGGCTGGAACCGCTTGAACGTGGCGTTTCGCACGGTGCCCGGTTCCGCCGACGCCGCCTTCGGCCTGGACAAGGCCGGTTTGAACTAA